A window of the Blattabacterium cuenoti genome harbors these coding sequences:
- the nrfD gene encoding NrfD/PsrC family molybdoenzyme membrane anchor subunit produces the protein MLDYYESPIREKLILGKKNIKDVTNDIVYPIENKAGKFWWISLFISIFAFIWGLLCIIYTITKGIGVWGLNKTINWAWDITNFVWWVGIGHAGTLISAVLLLFRQKWRLSINRSAEAMTIFAVIQAGLFPIIHMGRPWNAHWVLPIPNQFGSLWPNFNSPLLWDVFAISTYFSVSTIFWFIGLIPDFAMVRDRISDPFQKRIYTILSFGWGGSAKDWKRFEEVSLILAGLCTPLVFSVHTIVSFDFSTSVIKGWHSTIFPPYFVAGAIFSGFAMVQTLLGVARKALSLENYITRNHIEFMNMIILLTGGIVLIAYISEYILAWYSSSPFEEFIYFSNKAAFGPFWWAFWLLIICNIIIPQFLWIKKIRRSFFWSYLIAIIINIGMWFERFDIIVLNLSRDYLPSSWTGFTPSFIDVGIFIGTIGLFFTLYLLYIRVFPVISQSELKTIIKQTDK, from the coding sequence ATGTTAGATTATTATGAATCTCCCATAAGAGAAAAATTGATTTTAGGAAAAAAAAATATAAAAGATGTTACTAATGATATAGTATATCCTATTGAAAATAAAGCTGGAAAATTTTGGTGGATTTCATTATTTATATCTATTTTCGCATTTATTTGGGGATTGTTATGCATAATATATACAATAACAAAAGGAATTGGAGTTTGGGGTCTAAATAAAACTATAAATTGGGCTTGGGATATTACTAATTTTGTTTGGTGGGTTGGAATAGGACATGCTGGAACATTGATATCAGCAGTATTACTTTTATTTCGTCAAAAATGGCGTTTATCTATTAATCGTTCAGCTGAAGCAATGACTATTTTTGCAGTAATACAAGCTGGATTATTTCCAATAATACACATGGGTAGACCATGGAATGCTCATTGGGTTTTACCAATACCAAATCAATTTGGATCATTGTGGCCTAATTTTAATTCTCCTTTATTGTGGGATGTATTTGCTATTAGTACTTACTTTTCTGTATCAACCATTTTTTGGTTTATTGGATTAATTCCTGATTTTGCAATGGTTAGGGATAGAATATCAGATCCATTTCAAAAAAGAATATATACTATACTTAGTTTTGGATGGGGAGGAAGTGCTAAAGATTGGAAAAGATTTGAAGAAGTTTCTTTAATATTAGCTGGATTATGTACACCACTAGTTTTTTCCGTTCATACTATTGTATCTTTTGATTTTTCAACTTCTGTAATAAAAGGGTGGCACAGTACTATATTTCCTCCATATTTTGTAGCAGGAGCTATCTTCTCAGGATTTGCTATGGTTCAAACTTTATTAGGAGTTGCTAGAAAAGCTCTTTCTTTAGAAAATTATATTACTAGAAATCATATTGAATTTATGAATATGATTATTTTATTAACAGGAGGAATAGTTCTAATAGCTTATATTTCTGAATATATTCTTGCATGGTATTCTAGTAGTCCTTTTGAAGAATTTATTTATTTTTCCAATAAAGCAGCTTTTGGTCCATTTTGGTGGGCTTTTTGGTTATTAATTATATGTAATATTATTATTCCACAATTTTTATGGATAAAAAAAATAAGAAGAAGTTTTTTTTGGTCATATTTAATAGCAATAATTATTAATATAGGTATGTGGTTTGAAAGATTTGATATTATAGTTTTAAATTTAAGTCGTGATTATCTTCCTTCTTCTTGGACTGGATTTACTCCATCATTTATAGATGTAGGAATTTTCATAGGAACAATAGGTTTATTTTTTACATTATATTTATTATACATACGTGTATTTCCTGTTATATCTCAATCTGAATTAAAAACAATTATAAAACAAACAGATAAATAG
- a CDS encoding iron-sulfur cluster assembly protein — MYNDNNSNLKNKIISTLKSIYDPEIPVDIYELGLIYDIQISSINKVKIIMTLTTPNCPVIESLPIEVEKKIKSIKEIKEVKVNITFDPPWSKDFMSDEARLELGLL; from the coding sequence ATGTATAATGATAATAATAGTAATTTAAAAAATAAAATTATATCTACATTAAAAAGTATATATGATCCAGAAATTCCGGTAGATATTTATGAATTAGGTTTAATTTATGATATTCAAATTTCATCTATTAATAAAGTTAAAATAATTATGACATTAACTACTCCAAATTGTCCAGTTATAGAAAGTTTACCAATAGAAGTAGAAAAAAAAATAAAATCAATTAAAGAAATAAAAGAAGTTAAAGTTAATATAACTTTTGATCCTCCATGGAGTAAAGATTTTATGAGTGATGAAGCTCGTTTAGAATTAGGTTTATTATAA
- a CDS encoding M16 family metallopeptidase, translating into MLINTEENIDIPPKSLKRNINIKLKRPKYFCMKNGLKVILVENHKIPLVRVVLELESIPLLEGNKAGIQKVFGQMLRSGTKNCSKEELDNIVDYMGISFHTSFSEIFISTLKRHLEKSISIILDIIMNCRFNSSEELEKAIKQIITDIHISEKDPNIILKRVKNIILFGKDHPYGEYETVDSVKKITLRDLKRLYKKYYIPNRFYITFVGDISVKEVKYLCKNYFSKWKKKSYIDRYKNEPKQKKISGIKIHIVNIPSLTQSSICFGKTINLRKNDPLYISAILANGILGEGAYSRLFINLREKKAYTYGACSILKPDRNIGSISTYTQVGNEVTENAIRDIIDEISNFVSKGVSLEELKIKKKETIGQFLLDLEDPARISELFVCEKKDNLPYNFYDTLISKIQSVTLEDVYETCKKFFNPNNGIILIVGKLKEILPSIRKLGYPINQVDQFGVLLKENI; encoded by the coding sequence ATGCTTATTAACACAGAAGAAAATATAGATATACCTCCTAAATCTTTAAAAAGAAATATTAATATAAAATTAAAGAGGCCTAAATATTTTTGTATGAAAAATGGATTAAAAGTTATTTTAGTAGAAAATCATAAAATTCCCCTAGTTAGGGTTGTTTTAGAATTAGAATCTATTCCATTACTAGAAGGAAATAAGGCTGGAATACAAAAAGTTTTTGGTCAAATGTTGAGATCTGGAACTAAAAATTGTTCTAAAGAAGAATTAGATAATATAGTAGATTATATGGGGATAAGTTTTCATACTTCTTTTTCTGAAATATTTATTTCTACTTTAAAAAGACACTTAGAAAAATCTATATCAATTATATTAGATATTATAATGAATTGTAGGTTTAATAGTTCTGAAGAATTAGAAAAAGCAATAAAACAAATTATTACTGATATTCATATATCGGAAAAAGATCCAAATATTATTTTGAAAAGAGTAAAAAATATAATATTATTTGGAAAAGATCATCCATATGGAGAATATGAAACTGTTGATTCTGTAAAAAAAATAACTCTACGTGATTTAAAGAGATTATATAAGAAATATTATATACCTAATAGATTTTATATAACTTTTGTGGGAGATATATCTGTTAAAGAAGTTAAATATTTATGTAAAAATTATTTTTCTAAATGGAAAAAAAAATCATATATAGATAGATATAAAAATGAACCAAAACAAAAAAAAATTTCTGGGATAAAAATACATATAGTAAATATTCCTTCTTTAACTCAATCAAGTATATGTTTTGGAAAAACAATAAATTTAAGAAAAAATGATCCATTATATATATCAGCTATATTAGCAAATGGAATACTAGGAGAAGGAGCATATAGTCGTCTTTTTATAAATTTAAGAGAAAAAAAGGCATATACATATGGTGCATGTTCTATTTTAAAACCTGATAGAAATATTGGTAGTATTTCTACATATACACAAGTAGGTAATGAGGTTACAGAAAATGCAATAAGAGATATAATTGATGAGATATCAAATTTTGTATCAAAAGGAGTTTCATTAGAAGAGTTAAAAATTAAGAAAAAAGAAACAATTGGACAGTTTTTATTAGATTTAGAAGATCCTGCAAGAATTAGCGAACTTTTTGTTTGTGAAAAAAAAGATAATCTTCCTTATAATTTTTATGATACTTTGATAAGTAAAATTCAATCAGTTACATTAGAAGACGTATATGAAACATGTAAAAAATTTTTCAATCCTAATAATGGAATAATTTTGATTGTAGGAAAACTAAAAGAAATTTTACCTTCTATAAGAAAATTAGGTTATCCTATAAACCAAGTTGATCAATTTGGAGTTTTATTAAAAGAAAATATATAA
- a CDS encoding SPFH domain-containing protein: MDVFNLLFYGILIILFFYIFSSFIFIVNQETTAIIERMGKYHSIRYAGLNFKIPILDNIKGKLSLKIQQLDVLIDTKTKDNVFVKVKISVQFKVIKNKVYEAFYKLDDSNTQIKSYIFDVVRAEVPKMRLDDVFERKDHIALAVKGELEESMSEYGYSIIKALVTDLDPDEQVKIAMNRINTAEREKVAAEYKAESERIKIIAKAKAEAESKKLQGKGTADQRREIAKGILDSVEVLNNVGINSQEASALIVVTQHYDTLQSMGKRSNSNLILIPNSPGSANEMLNNMITSFSVSSKIGKYMNKNNIEK; this comes from the coding sequence ATGGATGTTTTTAATTTATTATTTTACGGAATATTAATAATTTTATTTTTTTATATATTTTCAAGTTTTATATTTATAGTTAATCAAGAGACTACTGCAATTATAGAAAGAATGGGAAAATATCATAGTATTCGTTATGCAGGATTAAATTTTAAAATTCCTATTTTGGACAATATAAAAGGTAAATTATCTTTAAAAATTCAACAATTAGATGTTTTAATAGACACTAAAACAAAAGATAATGTATTTGTTAAAGTTAAAATATCAGTTCAATTTAAAGTTATAAAAAATAAAGTTTATGAAGCTTTTTATAAATTAGATGATTCTAATACTCAAATTAAATCTTATATATTTGATGTAGTTCGTGCAGAAGTTCCTAAAATGAGATTAGATGATGTTTTTGAAAGAAAAGATCATATAGCTCTTGCTGTAAAAGGAGAATTAGAAGAATCAATGTCAGAATATGGATATTCTATTATAAAAGCTTTAGTTACAGATCTTGATCCTGATGAACAAGTAAAAATAGCTATGAATCGTATTAATACAGCTGAAAGAGAAAAAGTAGCTGCTGAATATAAAGCTGAATCTGAAAGAATAAAAATAATAGCTAAAGCTAAAGCAGAAGCGGAAAGTAAAAAATTACAGGGAAAAGGAACAGCAGATCAAAGAAGAGAAATTGCTAAGGGTATATTAGATTCTGTAGAAGTATTGAATAATGTAGGAATTAATTCTCAAGAAGCTTCAGCGTTAATTGTAGTTACTCAACATTATGATACTCTTCAATCTATGGGAAAAAGAAGTAATAGTAATTTAATATTGATTCCAAATTCACCAGGATCAGCTAATGAAATGTTAAATAATATGATTACTTCATTTAGTGTATCTAGTAAAATTGGAAAGTATATGAATAAAAATAATATTGAAAAATAA
- a CDS encoding c-type cytochrome — MRKILIFILIFYSFLLESKNIDGDFDNGKNLFKKNCTACHYMDLNKKMIGPALYGVTEKRNREWLHKWIKDNKSLRNSGDKDAIDLYKEYGNIEMNSFPQFSEKQIDDILFFIKKSKKEKVNENKIKINEEYENFIYERKNKSFLIKIFLLFFSIITLIILWILYRIYVLHKLMYGKPKYITRLHIKNFLIKILYKNFLVNKKKNWYLLSSFLGIIIVFNIYMIWFFLMKIDINKGYKPMQPIYFSHKIHSDINKIDCQYCHSNAKYGKVAGIPTINVCMSCHITINEYKGNYIEKGKNINDYNKEINKIYYTAGWNKEKMKYTDNVHPIKWIRIHNMPDFVYFDHSQHTKIGEKTIKKLKKVDIICSACHGNVKKMDQVKMHEDFTMEWCISCHRNVKVDMDNQYYKEYYKNNNIKKSTLNEIGGTECAKCHY; from the coding sequence ATGAGAAAAATTTTAATTTTTATTTTAATTTTTTATTCTTTTTTATTAGAATCCAAAAATATAGATGGAGATTTTGATAATGGAAAAAATCTTTTTAAAAAAAATTGTACAGCATGCCATTATATGGATTTAAATAAAAAAATGATAGGTCCAGCTTTATATGGTGTTACAGAAAAAAGAAATAGAGAATGGTTACACAAATGGATAAAAGATAATAAATCATTAAGAAATAGTGGAGATAAAGATGCTATTGATCTTTACAAAGAATATGGAAATATAGAAATGAATTCTTTTCCTCAATTTTCAGAAAAACAAATTGATGATATACTTTTTTTTATAAAAAAATCAAAAAAAGAAAAAGTAAATGAAAATAAAATTAAAATTAACGAAGAATATGAAAATTTTATATATGAAAGAAAAAATAAATCATTTTTAATAAAAATATTTCTATTATTTTTTAGTATTATTACTTTAATAATACTTTGGATTTTATATAGAATTTATGTTCTTCATAAATTAATGTATGGTAAACCAAAATATATTACAAGATTACATATAAAAAATTTTTTAATAAAAATTTTATATAAAAATTTTCTTGTAAATAAAAAGAAAAATTGGTATTTATTATCTTCTTTTTTAGGAATTATTATCGTATTTAATATATATATGATCTGGTTTTTTTTAATGAAAATAGATATTAATAAAGGATATAAACCGATGCAACCTATTTATTTTTCTCATAAAATACATTCTGATATTAATAAAATAGATTGTCAATATTGTCATTCTAATGCAAAATATGGAAAAGTAGCTGGAATTCCTACTATTAATGTTTGTATGAGTTGTCATATTACTATTAATGAATACAAAGGAAATTATATTGAAAAAGGAAAAAATATAAATGATTATAATAAAGAAATAAATAAAATTTACTACACTGCAGGATGGAATAAAGAAAAAATGAAATATACAGATAATGTTCATCCTATTAAATGGATTAGAATACATAATATGCCTGATTTTGTTTATTTTGATCATTCTCAACACACAAAAATTGGAGAAAAAACAATTAAAAAATTAAAAAAAGTAGATATAATTTGTAGTGCATGTCATGGAAATGTTAAAAAAATGGATCAAGTAAAAATGCATGAAGATTTTACAATGGAATGGTGTATTTCTTGTCATAGAAATGTTAAAGTTGATATGGATAATCAATATTACAAAGAGTATTATAAAAATAATAACATAAAAAAATCCACTTTAAATGAAATTGGAGGAACTGAATGTGCTAAATGCCATTATTAA
- a CDS encoding c-type cytochrome, translating to MKISLKHIYYSILFFISITIIMLSFYFFIFNNKKNPNIVYMPDMYYSNAYEPYSDPNFSCKKDCKKIKIPFFLKKKTSSLFPVNGSIPRTKFFDKISDSISKNGFDFSKKINDYNFILKNKKNENYEEGKKLYNINCSICHGENGDGQGFLVKNEKILGVPNYKDRDLTLGSVYYVITYGKNNMNSYTYQLNNEDRWEVSKYVMYIRNKK from the coding sequence ATGAAAATAAGTTTAAAACATATTTATTATTCTATTTTGTTTTTTATTTCTATAACAATTATAATGTTATCATTCTATTTTTTTATCTTTAATAATAAAAAAAATCCAAATATAGTATATATGCCTGATATGTATTATTCTAATGCATATGAACCATATTCAGATCCAAATTTTTCCTGTAAAAAAGATTGTAAAAAAATAAAAATACCTTTTTTTTTAAAAAAAAAAACATCTTCTCTTTTTCCTGTTAATGGATCTATTCCTAGAACAAAATTTTTTGATAAGATTTCTGATTCTATTTCAAAAAATGGATTTGATTTTTCTAAAAAAATTAATGATTATAATTTTATTTTAAAAAATAAAAAAAATGAAAATTATGAAGAGGGAAAAAAATTATATAATATAAATTGTTCTATATGTCATGGAGAAAACGGTGATGGACAAGGATTTTTAGTAAAAAACGAAAAAATTTTAGGAGTTCCTAATTATAAAGATAGAGATCTTACTTTAGGTAGTGTATATTATGTAATAACATATGGTAAAAATAATATGAATTCTTATACTTATCAACTAAATAATGAAGATAGATGGGAAGTTTCTAAATATGTAATGTATATAAGAAACAAAAAATAA
- a CDS encoding 4Fe-4S dicluster domain-containing protein, with protein sequence MIKKEKKNTYLIKNFFNKKSSRRDFLKWIGFSTASVTLTACKGPVIKSIPYIVKPDNISLGIPVYYATTMVDSFDMACVLVKTREGRPIKIEPNFDSSYFNTVSARIQSSLLSLYDEEKFKFPYLNGKISNWKSIDNYIIKNLKYLNKTKKHIIFISPSFPSFSTKEIIKDFKKKYPNTKWIIYDPISYSKILDASKNIFGRRAIPFFDLKNIDLIVSFDADFLGDWIPENIEKYYANNRNLDNNTMIQHIHIESNMSISGANSDKRISKKPTDIKKMLFDIYQCIFFGKEPNDNESKIIYSLIKKKWNKCVIFADGDKDMYEMSFLINKKINSNAIKNKKFILSKESDDKKFYNFIDDLKKDNIGALFINDLDIIYNLPSSISNIIKKSIKNIPLTVSFSTKKNETNKIMKVIAPIPHWLESWGDLNPISNYYTLIQPTIQKIFNTRQLQDSIIRWSNINEINYYEYLKKKWEKNIIPYSNCSSFNEALFKGFVKTNKNHNNKKLYSKTKILKTYKITNDIKNKFELRLYTKTSMGDGFQYNNPWLHELPDPITRTTWGNYMTISHHDSKKFNIKNWNTTDGSLNGNCVNIIKNNIIVIKNIPAFIQYGQAIGSIGIAFGYGQKIGKLSNLCDGKNSYKIYDEFNIIQKNIKIEKTNIIHKFACVQLQNSPLERDIIRETNLDTFLKYPKKVWNKKENINDNIWNMEKNKIKNKNNDGHHFNLSIDLNTCIGCGSCIIACNSENNIPVVGKDEIRNFRDMHWIRIDRYYHNDKKKLNRQSQDNPKVSFQPIMCQHCEYAPCETVCPVGATTHGSQGQNMMTYNRCIGTRYCANNCPYKVRRFNWFNYLDNKDFDFHMNNTLGKMVLNPDVVTRTRGVMEKCSLCIQRTQYSITKAKKEKRKVKDNEFETACSIVCPTKAITFGDIKDKNSIIRKKINNIRSYKLLEFIGISPNVNYLVKIRNDK encoded by the coding sequence ATGATAAAAAAGGAGAAAAAAAATACATATTTAATAAAAAATTTTTTTAACAAAAAAAGTTCTAGAAGAGATTTTTTAAAATGGATAGGATTCAGCACGGCTTCTGTTACATTAACTGCGTGTAAAGGTCCTGTAATAAAATCTATACCTTATATAGTTAAACCTGATAATATTTCTTTGGGAATTCCTGTTTATTATGCCACTACTATGGTTGATTCGTTTGATATGGCTTGTGTATTAGTAAAAACAAGGGAAGGTAGACCAATAAAAATAGAACCAAATTTTGATTCTTCATATTTTAACACTGTTTCAGCAAGGATACAATCTTCATTATTATCACTTTATGATGAAGAAAAATTTAAATTTCCATATTTAAATGGTAAAATAAGTAACTGGAAATCCATTGATAATTATATTATAAAAAATTTAAAGTATTTGAATAAAACAAAAAAACATATTATATTTATTTCTCCATCATTTCCAAGTTTTTCTACCAAAGAAATAATTAAAGATTTTAAAAAAAAATATCCTAATACAAAATGGATTATTTATGATCCTATTTCTTATTCTAAGATATTAGATGCTTCAAAAAATATTTTTGGAAGACGAGCTATACCTTTTTTTGATTTGAAAAATATAGATTTAATAGTATCATTTGATGCTGATTTCTTAGGAGATTGGATTCCAGAAAATATAGAAAAATATTATGCAAATAATAGAAATCTAGATAATAATACTATGATACAACATATTCATATAGAAAGTAATATGTCCATATCTGGAGCTAATTCTGATAAAAGAATATCTAAAAAACCTACTGATATAAAAAAAATGTTATTTGATATTTATCAATGTATTTTTTTTGGAAAAGAACCTAACGATAATGAATCTAAAATAATTTATTCTTTAATTAAAAAAAAATGGAATAAGTGCGTAATTTTTGCAGATGGGGATAAAGATATGTATGAAATGTCGTTTTTAATTAATAAAAAAATCAATAGCAATGCCATAAAAAATAAAAAATTTATACTTTCTAAAGAAAGTGATGATAAAAAATTTTATAATTTTATTGATGATCTAAAAAAAGATAATATAGGAGCATTATTTATTAATGATTTGGATATTATTTATAATCTTCCCTCATCTATTTCTAATATAATAAAAAAATCAATAAAAAATATTCCTTTAACAGTCTCTTTTTCAACAAAAAAGAATGAGACAAATAAAATTATGAAAGTAATAGCTCCTATTCCTCATTGGTTAGAGTCATGGGGTGATCTTAATCCTATTTCAAATTACTATACTCTCATTCAACCAACTATACAAAAAATTTTTAATACAAGACAATTACAAGATTCTATTATTAGATGGAGTAATATTAATGAAATAAATTATTATGAATATTTGAAAAAAAAATGGGAAAAAAATATTATACCATATTCTAACTGCTCTTCTTTTAATGAAGCCTTATTTAAAGGATTTGTAAAAACTAATAAAAATCATAATAATAAAAAATTATATAGTAAAACAAAAATATTAAAAACATATAAAATAACTAATGATATAAAAAATAAATTTGAACTTAGATTGTATACAAAAACAAGTATGGGCGATGGATTTCAATATAATAACCCTTGGTTACATGAACTTCCAGATCCTATAACAAGAACTACTTGGGGAAATTACATGACTATTTCACATCATGATTCAAAAAAATTTAATATAAAAAATTGGAATACTACAGATGGATCATTAAATGGAAATTGTGTTAATATAATAAAAAATAATATAATAGTTATTAAAAACATACCTGCATTTATACAATATGGACAAGCAATAGGATCAATTGGTATAGCATTTGGATACGGACAAAAAATAGGAAAATTATCTAATTTATGTGATGGAAAAAATTCATATAAAATTTATGATGAATTTAATATAATACAAAAAAATATAAAAATAGAAAAAACAAATATAATACATAAATTTGCTTGCGTACAATTACAAAATTCACCTTTAGAAAGAGATATTATCAGAGAAACGAATTTGGATACTTTTTTAAAATATCCTAAAAAAGTTTGGAATAAAAAAGAAAATATTAATGATAATATCTGGAATATGGAAAAAAATAAAATAAAAAATAAAAATAATGATGGACATCATTTTAATTTATCTATAGATTTAAATACTTGTATTGGATGTGGTTCATGTATAATAGCATGTAATTCTGAAAATAATATTCCCGTTGTTGGAAAAGACGAAATAAGAAATTTTAGAGATATGCATTGGATACGAATAGATAGATATTATCATAATGACAAAAAAAAATTAAATAGACAATCACAAGATAATCCAAAAGTATCATTTCAACCTATAATGTGTCAACATTGTGAATATGCTCCATGTGAAACAGTTTGTCCAGTTGGAGCTACTACTCATGGATCACAAGGTCAAAATATGATGACATACAACAGATGTATAGGAACCCGTTATTGTGCAAATAATTGTCCTTATAAAGTAAGACGTTTTAATTGGTTTAATTATTTAGACAACAAAGATTTTGATTTTCATATGAATAATACATTGGGAAAAATGGTGTTAAATCCAGATGTAGTTACAAGAACTAGAGGTGTAATGGAAAAATGTTCTTTATGTATTCAAAGAACTCAATATTCAATAACAAAAGCAAAAAAAGAAAAAAGAAAAGTAAAAGACAATGAATTTGAAACAGCATGTAGTATTGTTTGTCCTACTAAAGCAATAACATTTGGTGATATTAAAGATAAAAATAGTATTATACGTAAGAAAATAAATAATATAAGATCCTATAAACTTCTTGAGTTTATAGGAATAAGCCCTAATGTCAATTATTTAGTAAAAATAAGAAATGATAAGTAA
- a CDS encoding M16 family metallopeptidase, whose translation MESNYKISFLEEKLLNGLHVFYYQDKTNPLISTSVLYHVGSKDEDPGKTGFAHFFEHLMFEGSKNIKKGDYFKYVASNGGQNNAYTSQDETYYYEILPSDCLPLALWMESERMYYANVDKESIDIQRKIIKEEKKTRVDNQPYIKALSEVIPALLFKKHPYRYPIIGFNKDLDNATEEDYNKFYEKYYIPSNAILVISGDFEIEEAKELVKKYFSQNFKNKKLIKKEIPKEESINKEIITTYIDKNTKVPGVFLSYRIPEMINKDFYALKIIDNILSSGESSRIISNIVNDKQIAVYAGSFLDSMEDYSMLTIYGILYPNVKVERLLEGIDKEIDMIIDKGITQYELDKQMNFFERKSISDNYFISGVSSNLSHYYLYYKNANLINNEIDNFKKVTIQDVQKVASKYLIKNNRVRLYNLPEKK comes from the coding sequence ATGGAATCTAATTACAAAATTTCTTTTTTAGAAGAAAAATTATTAAATGGATTACATGTTTTTTATTATCAAGATAAAACAAATCCTTTAATATCAACATCTGTTCTATATCATGTAGGAAGTAAAGATGAAGATCCTGGAAAAACTGGGTTTGCTCATTTTTTTGAACATCTTATGTTTGAAGGATCAAAAAATATTAAAAAAGGAGATTATTTTAAATATGTAGCTTCTAACGGAGGACAAAATAATGCATATACAAGTCAAGATGAAACTTATTATTATGAAATATTACCATCTGATTGTCTTCCACTAGCTTTATGGATGGAATCAGAGAGAATGTACTATGCTAATGTAGATAAAGAAAGTATAGACATACAAAGGAAAATAATTAAAGAAGAAAAAAAAACAAGAGTTGATAATCAACCTTATATAAAAGCTCTATCGGAAGTAATTCCAGCTTTGTTATTCAAAAAACATCCATATAGATATCCAATAATAGGATTTAACAAAGATTTAGATAATGCAACAGAAGAAGATTATAATAAATTTTATGAAAAATATTATATCCCAAGTAATGCTATTCTAGTTATAAGTGGAGATTTTGAGATAGAAGAAGCTAAAGAATTAGTAAAAAAATATTTTTCACAAAATTTTAAAAATAAAAAATTAATTAAAAAAGAAATTCCTAAAGAAGAATCTATAAATAAAGAAATAATAACTACATATATAGATAAAAATACTAAAGTTCCAGGGGTTTTTTTATCTTATAGAATTCCAGAAATGATTAATAAAGATTTTTATGCATTAAAAATAATAGATAATATTTTATCTTCAGGAGAAAGTTCAAGAATAATAAGTAATATAGTTAATGATAAACAAATTGCAGTTTATGCTGGATCTTTTTTAGATTCTATGGAAGATTATAGTATGCTTACTATATATGGAATATTGTATCCAAATGTTAAAGTAGAAAGATTATTAGAAGGAATTGATAAAGAAATTGATATGATAATAGATAAAGGTATTACTCAATACGAATTAGATAAACAAATGAATTTTTTTGAAAGAAAATCTATTTCTGATAATTATTTTATAAGTGGAGTATCTTCTAATTTATCACATTATTATTTATATTATAAAAATGCTAATTTAATTAATAATGAAATAGATAACTTTAAAAAAGTTACAATACAAGATGTACAAAAAGTAGCTAGTAAATATCTTATTAAAAATAATAGAGTTCGTTTATATAATTTACCAGAAAAAAAATAA
- a CDS encoding DUF3341 domain-containing protein: MLYYILYDNENGLIKSIKNLNKNKNCFIQDIYSPYPIHEVNHLLNLCETNLSILSFVYGFLGFLFSSLLIWYTMIFDWPQNIGGKPSYSWIRNFPSFIPVIFELIIFFSAHFMCITYLIQCNLYPGRTQKNPDPRTTDDMFLIKIYIKNDIEYIINLLKKNGAKEIKLIKK, encoded by the coding sequence ATGTTGTATTACATATTATATGATAATGAAAATGGTCTTATAAAGAGTATAAAAAATTTGAATAAAAATAAAAATTGTTTTATACAAGATATTTATTCACCATATCCTATTCATGAAGTAAATCATTTACTTAATTTATGCGAAACAAATTTATCAATTTTATCTTTTGTATATGGTTTTTTAGGATTTTTATTTTCAAGTTTATTAATATGGTATACTATGATTTTTGATTGGCCACAAAATATAGGAGGAAAACCCTCTTATTCTTGGATAAGAAATTTCCCATCTTTTATTCCTGTAATATTTGAATTAATTATCTTTTTTTCTGCACATTTTATGTGTATAACTTATTTAATTCAATGCAATTTATATCCAGGACGTACACAAAAAAATCCAGATCCAAGAACAACTGATGACATGTTTTTAATAAAAATTTATATTAAAAATGATATAGAATATATAATAAATCTACTAAAAAAAAATGGAGCAAAAGAAATTAAATTAATAAAAAAATGA